Proteins found in one Triticum urartu cultivar G1812 chromosome 4, Tu2.1, whole genome shotgun sequence genomic segment:
- the LOC125554583 gene encoding homeobox protein knotted-1-like 4: MHGQFDVGSWMSWWCWWWCWWGVQACSVKTGNNYNECGGSSEDEQETRDVAGLPSGEGKQLTSQLLDKYSGYLRSLWRDLSGKKKKKKKKKSGRLPREACQRLLHWWQLHQGWPYPSEPEKLVLAESTGLDTRQINNWFVNQRKRHWRPAPPAMGSRLQHIDAGACSSSSPAVLGMEGQHFTGRSGYPDGGPF, from the exons ATGCATGGTCAGTTCGATGTTGGATCTTGGATGTCatggtggtgctggtggtggtgctggtggggCGTGCAGGCTTGTTCTGTG AAGACTGGCAACAACTACAACGAGTGCGGGGGTTCTTCCGAAGATGAGCAGGAGACCAGGGACGTCGCCGGCCTGCCTTCCGGCGAGGGCAAGCAGCTGACGAGCCAGCTCCTGGACAAGTACAGCGGCTACCTGAGAAGCCTCTGGAGGGACCTCTccgggaagaagaagaagaagaagaagaagaagagcggGAGGCTGCCGAGGGAGGCGTGCCAGAGGCTCCTGCACTGGTGGCAGCTGCACCAAGGATGGCCCTACCCATCG GAACCGGAGAAACTGGTGTTGGCGGAGTCGACCGGGCTCGACACGAGGCAGATCAACAACTGGTTCGTTAACCAGAGGAAGCGGCACTGGAGGCCGGCGCCGCCCGCGATGGGTAGCAGGTTGCAGCACATCGACGCCGGTGCTTGCAGCAGCAGCTCTCCTGCCGTCCTTGGGATGGAAGGCCAGCACTTCACCGGACGGAGTGGGTATCCCGACGGTGGTCCGTTTTGA
- the LOC125553497 gene encoding homeobox protein knotted-1-like 4, with translation MDQLPLLGSGPRAAAITGNALAPSFVAMDQHAASTSTSPPEKAPPATPFRAPEHRGKSNYNRRSSDTIKAKIMSHPLYPALLGAFIDCRRVGAPPEVVGRLSSLVDELQPSSDDMQEQPADPELDQFHGNMISFLAG, from the exons ATGGATCAGCTCCCTCTTCTTGGGAGCGGCCCCAGAGCCGCAGCCATTACCGGCAATGCATTAGCTCCCTCCTTCGTCGCGATGGATCAGCACGCAGCCTCTACATCCACTTCACCACCGGAAAAGGCGCCGCCGGCGACGCCGTTCCGGGCCCCGGAACACCGTGGAAAGTCCAACTACAACAGGAGATCATCTGACACGATCAAGGCCAAGATCATGTCGCACCCTCTCTATCCGGCTCTCCTCGGAGCCTTCATAGACTGCCGGAGA GTCGGAGCGCCGCCCGAAGTTGTCGGTCGGCTCTCCTCCCTCGTCGACGAGCTCCAGCCGAGTTCAGATGACATGCAGGAACAGCCAGCGGACCCAGAACTCGACCAGTTTCATGGTAATATGATTAGCTTCTTAGCTGGCTGA